A part of Streptomyces sp. NBC_01497 genomic DNA contains:
- a CDS encoding TetR/AcrR family transcriptional regulator has translation MPPTTGDALDRSVGDHRRNPRRRGEELEQAILTAALEELAEVGYAGLTMERVAVRARTGKAVLYRRWPGRAELVVDACAAHRLTDVDPPDTGALRTDVIAALRQLSAKLAASHGDILRGLLTEAMHDPEFARLVRERVQTAGSGPIQGVLWRAVERGEIESWVLGSRRAAVAVDLLRNQFLLHGAPIPEDVITEIVDEVYLPLLLAPPLTSPE, from the coding sequence ATGCCTCCAACCACCGGGGACGCGCTGGACCGTTCGGTCGGCGACCATCGAAGAAATCCTCGCCGCCGAGGTGAGGAGTTGGAGCAGGCCATCCTGACGGCGGCTCTCGAAGAGCTCGCCGAGGTCGGTTACGCCGGGCTGACGATGGAACGCGTGGCCGTACGGGCCCGCACCGGCAAGGCCGTCCTGTACCGCCGCTGGCCCGGCCGTGCCGAACTCGTCGTCGACGCCTGCGCAGCCCACCGTCTGACCGATGTCGACCCGCCCGACACCGGCGCCCTGCGCACCGATGTGATCGCCGCGCTACGGCAACTCTCCGCCAAACTGGCGGCCTCGCACGGCGACATCCTCCGCGGCCTGCTCACCGAGGCCATGCACGATCCCGAGTTCGCCCGGCTGGTCCGCGAGCGGGTCCAGACCGCGGGCTCCGGGCCGATCCAGGGGGTCCTGTGGCGTGCCGTGGAGCGCGGTGAGATCGAGTCGTGGGTCCTCGGCTCGCGGCGCGCCGCCGTGGCGGTCGACCTGCTGCGCAACCAGTTCCTGCTGCACGGGGCCCCGATCCCCGAGGATGTCATCACCGAGATCGTCGACGAGGTCTACCTTCCCCTCCTGCTCGCGCCGCCCCTCACGTCCCCCGAGTAA
- a CDS encoding cytochrome P450: MTETVATPRSGAPSFPSDRTCPYRLPDQYNDLREREGPLQRVTLYDGREAWLVTGYETARKLLADPRLSSDRTHADFPATSGRVESFRDRRPAFISLDPPEHGPKRRMTISEFTVRRIKGMRAEIEQIVHGFLDEMIAAGPTADLVSQFALPVPSMVICRMLGVPYADHDFFQDASKRLIQSPDAAGALAARDDLESYLGGLVDTLRDEPRPGLLSTLVTEQLEKGTIDREELVSTAILLLVAGHETTASMTSLSVITLLEHPDQYATLRDDRSLVPGAVEELLRYLAIADIAGGRIATADIEIDGQRIRAGEGVIVTNSIANRDGSVFAEPDTFDVRRDARHHLAFGYGVHQCLGQNLARLELEVILSALFDRLPNLRLTVPVDRLTLRPGTTIQGVNELPVTW, translated from the coding sequence ATGACCGAGACCGTTGCGACGCCACGATCAGGCGCCCCCTCCTTCCCCAGCGACCGCACCTGCCCCTACCGTCTGCCGGACCAGTACAACGACCTCCGGGAACGGGAGGGGCCGCTGCAGCGGGTCACCCTGTACGACGGTCGTGAGGCCTGGCTGGTGACCGGGTACGAAACGGCGCGGAAGCTGCTGGCCGATCCCCGGCTGTCCTCCGACCGGACGCACGCCGACTTCCCCGCGACCTCGGGGCGGGTGGAGAGTTTCCGGGATCGCCGGCCGGCGTTCATCAGCCTGGACCCACCCGAACACGGCCCGAAGCGGCGCATGACCATCAGCGAGTTCACCGTCCGGCGCATCAAGGGCATGCGGGCCGAGATCGAGCAGATCGTGCACGGCTTCCTGGACGAGATGATCGCCGCCGGGCCGACCGCCGACCTCGTCAGCCAGTTCGCCCTGCCCGTCCCGTCCATGGTGATCTGCCGGATGCTCGGCGTGCCCTACGCCGACCACGACTTCTTCCAGGACGCCAGCAAGCGGCTGATCCAGTCGCCGGACGCCGCGGGGGCGCTTGCCGCTCGGGACGACCTGGAGAGCTATCTGGGCGGCCTGGTCGACACCCTGCGGGACGAGCCCCGGCCGGGCCTGCTGAGCACCCTCGTCACGGAGCAGTTGGAGAAGGGCACGATCGACCGCGAGGAACTCGTCTCGACGGCCATCCTGCTGCTGGTCGCCGGCCATGAGACGACGGCGTCGATGACCTCGCTGAGCGTCATCACCCTGCTCGAACACCCCGACCAGTACGCCACGTTGCGCGACGACCGCTCGCTGGTGCCGGGCGCGGTGGAGGAACTGCTGCGCTACCTGGCGATCGCCGACATCGCCGGAGGGCGTATCGCGACGGCCGACATCGAGATCGACGGGCAGCGCATCCGGGCGGGTGAGGGGGTCATCGTCACCAACTCCATCGCCAACCGCGACGGTTCGGTCTTCGCGGAACCGGACACGTTCGACGTGCGGCGCGATGCCCGCCACCACCTGGCCTTCGGCTACGGGGTGCACCAGTGCCTCGGCCAGAACCTGGCCCGCCTCGAACTGGAGGTCATCCTCTCGGCGTTGTTCGACAGGCTGCCGAACCTGCGGCTGACGGTACCGGTCGACCGGTTGACACTGCGACCGGGCACGACGATCCAGGGTGTGAACGAACTCCCGGTCACCTGGTGA
- a CDS encoding ferredoxin, with protein MRVTADREVCVGAGLCALTAPEVFDQDDDGVVTVLAAEPGDETRTAAREAGMLCPSGAVRVVE; from the coding sequence ATGCGGGTGACCGCAGACCGGGAGGTCTGCGTAGGGGCAGGCCTGTGCGCGTTGACGGCGCCGGAGGTCTTCGACCAGGACGACGACGGCGTGGTGACGGTCCTGGCCGCGGAGCCCGGTGACGAGACCCGCACCGCGGCACGCGAGGCGGGCATGCTCTGCCCGTCGGGTGCGGTGCGCGTCGTCGAGTAG